A genomic segment from uncultured Alistipes sp. encodes:
- the pheT gene encoding phenylalanine--tRNA ligase subunit beta — MNISYNWLKRYLATDLSAEKIAEVLTDIGLEVEGFEKIETVKGGLAGVVVGEVLTCEDHPDSDHLHVTKVDVGAGEPLGIVCGAPNCRAGLKVLCATVGAVLYPNGGDEEFKIKRSKIRGVESLGMLCAEDELGIGTSHDGIVELPADAPVGMSAREYLHIEDDYLIEIGLTPNRVDAASHIGVARDLAAWLRSRGEAVEVQWPDVSAFAVDNHDLEVKIRVENTEACPRYTGVTVTGCKIGPSPEWMQNCLRAAGINPKNNLVDITNFVLFELGQPLHAFDADKIEGREVVVRTCAEGTPFVTLDGVERKLTDRDLMICSAERPMCLAGVFGGLDSGISDTTTNVFIESAYFNPVWVRKTAKRFGLNTDSSFRFERGVDPNLQLYAAKRAALLMKELAGGTISSDLQDNCPQPASDFVFDFSISRARMLIGKEIPEETIRTILAALEVKVLSEQGDVLTVAVPPYRVDVQREADLVEEILRIYGYNNVEIPARVRSTLSYAPRPDRAKLMNLAADYLTDNGFTEIMSNSLTKASYYDDLTAYPADRCVRILNPLSADLNVLRQTLLFNMMEAVALNINHKNGDLMLYEFGNCYFYDAAKRTDENHLAAYSEEYRLAMAVTGTTEPQSWNTKPEKASFFTLRAVAEKLLRRFGLDIYALKTEPLQSDLFGEGLSVELNGKPLLQIGTVSPKIRRRTDVKQEVYYLEMNFEALCKSTKKLKITAEELSKYPEVKRDLALLVDRQTTFAQLREAAFAAERKLLKRVSLFDVYEGDKLPEGKKSYALSFVLEDKSRTLDDKTIERVMSNLTRQFEQRCGATVRA, encoded by the coding sequence ATGAATATTTCCTACAACTGGCTCAAACGCTACCTGGCGACGGACCTTTCGGCCGAGAAGATTGCCGAGGTGCTTACGGACATCGGCCTGGAGGTCGAGGGTTTCGAGAAGATCGAAACGGTGAAGGGCGGCCTTGCGGGGGTCGTGGTCGGCGAGGTGCTGACGTGTGAGGACCATCCGGATTCGGACCACCTGCACGTCACGAAGGTGGATGTCGGAGCGGGCGAACCGCTCGGGATCGTCTGCGGAGCCCCGAACTGCCGGGCCGGACTGAAGGTGCTGTGCGCCACGGTGGGTGCGGTGCTCTACCCCAACGGCGGCGACGAGGAGTTCAAGATCAAGCGTTCGAAGATCCGCGGTGTGGAGTCGCTGGGGATGCTCTGTGCCGAGGACGAGCTCGGTATCGGGACGTCGCACGACGGCATCGTGGAGCTTCCGGCGGATGCACCCGTGGGGATGAGCGCCAGGGAGTACCTGCACATCGAGGACGACTACCTGATCGAAATCGGCCTGACCCCGAACCGGGTGGATGCCGCCTCGCATATCGGCGTGGCGCGCGACCTGGCGGCGTGGCTGCGGAGCCGCGGCGAGGCTGTCGAGGTGCAGTGGCCGGACGTTTCGGCCTTCGCCGTGGACAATCACGACCTGGAGGTGAAGATCCGGGTCGAGAATACGGAGGCGTGCCCCCGCTATACGGGCGTGACGGTCACGGGCTGCAAGATCGGCCCTTCGCCCGAATGGATGCAGAACTGCCTGCGCGCCGCGGGCATCAACCCGAAAAACAACCTGGTGGACATCACGAACTTCGTGCTGTTCGAACTGGGCCAGCCGCTACACGCCTTCGATGCCGACAAGATCGAGGGGCGCGAGGTGGTGGTCCGGACCTGTGCCGAGGGCACTCCGTTCGTGACGCTGGACGGCGTGGAACGCAAACTGACGGACCGTGACCTGATGATCTGCTCGGCCGAACGCCCGATGTGTCTGGCGGGCGTCTTCGGGGGCCTGGATTCGGGCATCAGCGACACGACGACCAACGTCTTCATCGAGAGCGCCTACTTCAACCCGGTTTGGGTGCGCAAGACGGCCAAGCGTTTCGGACTGAACACCGACTCGTCGTTCCGCTTCGAGCGGGGCGTGGACCCGAACCTGCAGCTCTACGCCGCAAAACGGGCCGCACTGCTGATGAAGGAGCTGGCCGGGGGTACGATTTCGAGCGACCTCCAGGACAACTGCCCGCAGCCGGCTTCGGATTTCGTCTTCGACTTTTCGATTTCGCGGGCCCGGATGTTGATCGGCAAGGAGATCCCCGAGGAGACGATCCGCACGATCCTCGCGGCCCTGGAGGTGAAGGTTCTCTCGGAGCAGGGCGACGTGCTGACGGTGGCCGTACCGCCCTACCGCGTGGACGTGCAGCGTGAAGCCGACCTGGTGGAGGAGATCCTGCGCATCTACGGCTACAACAACGTGGAGATTCCCGCACGGGTCCGCTCGACGCTCTCCTACGCGCCGCGTCCGGACCGTGCGAAGCTGATGAACCTGGCGGCCGACTATCTGACCGACAACGGTTTTACGGAGATCATGTCCAATTCGCTGACGAAAGCCTCCTACTACGATGACCTGACGGCGTACCCGGCAGATCGCTGTGTGCGGATCCTGAACCCGCTGAGCGCCGACCTGAATGTCCTGCGCCAGACGCTGCTGTTCAACATGATGGAGGCCGTTGCGCTGAACATCAACCACAAGAACGGCGACCTGATGCTCTACGAATTCGGCAACTGCTACTTCTACGACGCCGCGAAACGCACGGATGAGAACCACCTGGCAGCCTACTCCGAGGAGTACCGGCTGGCTATGGCCGTGACGGGTACGACCGAACCCCAGTCGTGGAACACGAAACCCGAAAAGGCCTCGTTCTTCACGCTGCGGGCCGTGGCCGAGAAGCTGCTGCGCCGCTTCGGGCTGGACATCTACGCACTGAAGACGGAGCCGCTGCAGAGCGACCTGTTCGGTGAGGGGCTTTCGGTGGAGCTGAACGGCAAGCCGCTGCTGCAGATCGGCACGGTGTCGCCGAAGATCCGCCGCCGCACGGATGTCAAGCAGGAGGTCTACTACCTGGAGATGAACTTCGAGGCGCTCTGCAAATCGACCAAGAAACTGAAGATCACGGCCGAGGAGTTGTCGAAATACCCGGAGGTCAAGCGCGACCTGGCGTTGCTGGTGGACCGGCAGACGACCTTTGCGCAGTTGCGTGAGGCGGCTTTTGCCGCGGAGCGGAAACTCCTGAAGCGCGTTTCGCTGTTCGACGTCTACGAGGGCGACAAGCTCCCCGAGGGGAAGAAGTCCTACGCCCTGAGTTTCGTGCTGGAGGACAAGAGCCGCACGCTCGACGACAAGACCATCGAGCGGGTGATGTCGAACCTCACGCGGCAGTTCGAGCAACGCTGCGGCGCCACGGTCCGTGCCTGA
- a CDS encoding nitroreductase family protein — protein MKTRNLTWLCAGLLTLSGCAPQGGSRTTETTPTAENAVIETILARRSIRKYTAQPVEREKLELIVKCGINAPSGMNKQPWEVRVVDDAAYIDGLTALYTKANPKAAEDPNFKNMFRNAPAVIFIASPSDGSGQLDCGLLGENMVLAAQSLGLGTCCLGGPTRFMTDAAEAAPYLEKLGLSEGYKLLYAIGVGYPDEAPDAKPRDESKVRFVE, from the coding sequence ATGAAAACACGAAATCTGACCTGGTTATGCGCCGGGCTGCTGACCTTGAGCGGTTGTGCCCCGCAGGGCGGTTCGCGGACAACGGAGACGACGCCGACCGCGGAGAATGCCGTGATTGAGACGATCCTGGCGCGGCGGAGCATCCGCAAGTACACGGCACAACCCGTCGAACGCGAAAAACTCGAACTGATCGTGAAGTGCGGCATCAATGCCCCGAGCGGTATGAACAAGCAGCCGTGGGAGGTGCGCGTAGTGGACGACGCGGCCTACATCGACGGCTTGACGGCGCTCTACACGAAGGCCAATCCAAAGGCCGCCGAAGACCCGAATTTCAAAAACATGTTCCGCAACGCCCCGGCGGTGATCTTCATCGCGTCACCTTCGGACGGCAGCGGACAGCTGGATTGTGGACTGCTGGGTGAAAACATGGTTCTGGCGGCGCAGTCGCTGGGACTGGGGACCTGCTGCCTGGGCGGCCCGACGCGCTTCATGACGGATGCGGCCGAAGCGGCGCCCTATCTCGAAAAGTTGGGACTCTCCGAGGGCTACAAACTGCTTTACGCCATCGGTGTGGGCTATCCGGACGAGGCTCCGGATGCCAAGCCGCGTGACGAATCGAAGGTCCGCTTCGTCGAGTAA
- a CDS encoding TrpB-like pyridoxal phosphate-dependent enzyme, giving the protein MNTKKFCLAENQMPTQWYNIVADMPTKPLPPLHPATKKPVTKEQMSAIFAEELIDQEMSTQRFIDIPEEVQEIYKIWRPTPLVRATGLEKALDTPAKIYFKNESVSPAGSHKPNTAVPQAYYNYKQGIKHLTTETGAGQWGASIAFASKHFGIDLQVFMVRVSYDQKPYRRLMMNTWGAECVASPSPLTESGRAVLERDPHCSGSLGLAISEAVEMALRRPEDTRYCLGSVLNHVLLHQTVIGQEAVTQMEMADAEPDVVIGCFGGGSNFAGIGFPFLRKNFVEGKKIRVVAVEPSSCPKLTRGQFQYDFGDVAGYTPLIPMYTLGHEFQPSDIHAGGLRYHGAGSIVSQLLKDGLIEAQSVPQVETLAAGVLFAQTEGIIPAPESTHAIAAAIREAQKAKEEGTPKTILFNLSGTGVIDLYAYEQYLAGALKDYAPTDDEIAKTVNRLEKLI; this is encoded by the coding sequence ATGAACACGAAAAAATTCTGCCTCGCCGAGAACCAGATGCCCACCCAATGGTACAACATCGTGGCCGACATGCCCACGAAACCCCTCCCGCCGCTCCATCCCGCGACCAAAAAACCCGTCACCAAGGAGCAGATGTCGGCGATCTTCGCCGAAGAGCTCATCGACCAGGAGATGTCCACCCAGCGTTTCATCGACATCCCCGAAGAGGTGCAGGAGATCTACAAGATTTGGAGACCGACCCCGCTGGTGCGTGCCACGGGACTCGAAAAGGCCCTCGACACCCCGGCGAAGATCTATTTCAAGAACGAAAGCGTCTCGCCCGCAGGGTCGCACAAACCCAATACCGCCGTGCCGCAGGCCTACTACAACTACAAGCAGGGGATCAAGCACCTGACCACCGAAACCGGTGCCGGGCAGTGGGGCGCCTCGATCGCCTTCGCCTCGAAGCACTTCGGAATCGACCTCCAGGTCTTCATGGTCCGCGTCAGCTACGACCAGAAACCCTATCGCCGCCTGATGATGAACACCTGGGGCGCCGAATGCGTGGCCTCGCCCTCGCCGCTCACCGAATCGGGCCGCGCCGTCCTCGAACGCGACCCTCATTGCTCGGGAAGCCTCGGGCTCGCCATTTCGGAGGCCGTCGAGATGGCGCTCCGCCGCCCCGAAGATACGCGTTACTGTCTGGGCAGCGTCCTGAACCACGTGCTGCTCCACCAGACCGTCATCGGGCAGGAGGCCGTCACGCAGATGGAGATGGCCGATGCCGAACCCGACGTCGTTATCGGCTGCTTCGGCGGCGGCAGCAACTTCGCCGGTATCGGATTCCCGTTCCTGCGCAAGAATTTCGTCGAGGGCAAGAAGATCCGCGTCGTGGCCGTCGAGCCGTCGAGCTGTCCGAAACTCACCCGCGGGCAGTTCCAGTACGACTTCGGGGATGTCGCCGGATACACGCCGCTGATCCCGATGTACACCCTCGGGCACGAATTCCAGCCCTCGGATATTCACGCCGGAGGCCTCCGTTACCACGGGGCCGGGTCGATCGTCAGCCAACTGCTCAAGGACGGCCTGATCGAGGCACAGTCCGTGCCGCAGGTCGAGACCCTCGCCGCCGGAGTGCTCTTCGCCCAAACCGAAGGGATCATCCCCGCTCCGGAGTCGACCCACGCCATCGCCGCAGCAATCCGTGAGGCACAGAAAGCCAAGGAGGAGGGGACGCCGAAGACCATCCTCTTCAACCTCTCCGGAACGGGTGTCATCGACCTCTACGCCTACGAGCAGTATCTGGCCGGTGCCCTGAAGGATTACGCACCGACTGACGATGAAATTGCCAAGACGGTCAACCGGTTGGAGAAGCTGATTTAA